Proteins from one Pseudomonas grandcourensis genomic window:
- a CDS encoding hydrolase has translation MAIAKAVPGKTLLTPTDHTLIMIDHQSQMSFATKSIDAVTLRNNAALVAKAARGFKVSTILTTVAEKSFSGPIFDEIKAVFPEHNVIDRTSMNTWEDERIAVEVNAIGKQKIVLAGLWTSVCIVGPALSAIDQGFEVYVIADACGDVSTEAHEMAMQRMIQIGARPMTSLQYLLELQRDWARSETYDETVKTSIANGGAYGLGLIYAKTMFGASEGH, from the coding sequence ATGGCCATTGCAAAGGCAGTACCCGGCAAAACCCTGCTGACCCCGACCGATCACACCCTGATCATGATCGACCACCAGTCGCAGATGTCCTTCGCGACCAAGTCGATCGACGCCGTCACCCTGCGCAACAACGCCGCACTGGTGGCCAAGGCAGCGCGGGGCTTCAAGGTCTCGACCATTCTCACTACCGTCGCCGAGAAGAGCTTTTCCGGGCCGATCTTCGACGAAATCAAGGCCGTGTTCCCGGAACACAACGTGATCGACCGCACCAGCATGAACACCTGGGAAGACGAGCGCATTGCCGTGGAAGTCAACGCCATCGGCAAGCAAAAGATTGTCCTGGCCGGGCTGTGGACCTCCGTTTGCATTGTTGGCCCGGCGTTGTCGGCGATTGACCAGGGTTTCGAGGTGTATGTGATTGCCGACGCCTGCGGCGATGTCAGCACCGAGGCCCATGAAATGGCCATGCAGCGCATGATCCAGATCGGTGCCCGGCCGATGACGTCGCTGCAATACCTGCTGGAACTGCAACGTGACTGGGCCCGCAGCGAGACCTACGACGAAACGGTGAAAACCTCGATTGCCAACGGTGGTGCCTACGGTCTGGGCCTTATCTACGCCAAGACCATGTTTGGTGCATCCGAAGGCCATTAA
- a CDS encoding OprD family porin → MILSPQDSRAAIALCFCLLTTHALAEESAKESVGFFEGATLGVLSRNFYLNSDYRSPSPTGKSYKAEWAQGFISAFESGFTPGTVGFGLDAHAFVGLKLDGGKGHSGTGLLPVGSDGRSESNYSSGGGAIKLKASNTTLAFGEMEVESPVFDTADKRLQPEYATGFLLNSREIDGMNLQAGHFTAFKNQDSASGKGDFFGYGANTEAGGISFVGADLFTQSPVGGALYASDLTDTWHQYYGNLHFKQSEVFLDANLYHTRDTGQALAGAIDNTAYSLSGRYTLGAHGFTLAYQKVDGDTPFDFVGGDSIYLANSIKYADFNGAHERSWQVRYDLDLANFGIPGLKFMTRYVTGDQIDGTHAPQGGAYNPFDPATGTYVPQQGDGGKHWERDIDLHYVVQSGAAKGLSLQLSHVSHRANAAQAGDDIDRVYVVIQYPLDFGPF, encoded by the coding sequence ATGATCCTTTCCCCACAAGACTCCAGGGCGGCCATTGCCCTGTGCTTCTGCCTATTGACTACCCACGCACTGGCCGAAGAATCGGCGAAAGAATCCGTAGGATTTTTCGAGGGTGCGACCCTCGGCGTGCTCAGCCGAAACTTCTATCTGAACAGCGACTATCGATCCCCCTCGCCGACCGGCAAAAGCTACAAGGCCGAATGGGCTCAAGGTTTCATCAGCGCATTTGAATCCGGTTTCACGCCGGGCACTGTTGGCTTCGGCCTCGATGCCCATGCCTTTGTCGGACTCAAGCTCGATGGCGGCAAGGGCCATTCCGGGACCGGATTGCTGCCGGTGGGCAGTGACGGTCGTAGCGAAAGCAACTACTCCAGCGGTGGCGGCGCGATCAAGCTCAAGGCATCGAACACCACCCTGGCGTTTGGCGAGATGGAGGTTGAATCCCCAGTGTTCGACACCGCGGACAAACGACTGCAACCGGAGTACGCCACCGGTTTTCTGCTCAACAGCCGCGAAATCGACGGCATGAACCTGCAGGCCGGCCACTTCACGGCATTCAAGAATCAGGACAGTGCTTCAGGCAAGGGCGACTTTTTCGGTTATGGCGCCAACACCGAGGCCGGCGGCATTTCGTTTGTCGGCGCCGACTTGTTTACCCAAAGCCCGGTCGGCGGCGCCCTGTATGCCTCGGATCTGACCGACACCTGGCATCAGTACTACGGCAACCTGCACTTCAAGCAGTCAGAAGTGTTCCTCGACGCCAACCTCTATCACACCCGGGACACTGGCCAGGCACTGGCCGGCGCCATCGACAACACCGCGTACAGCCTGTCCGGCAGATACACGCTGGGCGCTCACGGCTTCACCCTGGCGTACCAGAAAGTCGATGGTGATACGCCGTTCGATTTTGTCGGTGGCGACTCCATTTACCTCGCCAACTCGATCAAGTACGCCGACTTCAACGGCGCCCATGAACGTTCCTGGCAGGTTCGTTATGACCTGGACTTGGCCAACTTCGGGATACCCGGCCTGAAGTTCATGACCCGCTACGTCACCGGCGACCAGATCGACGGCACCCATGCACCGCAAGGCGGCGCCTATAACCCGTTCGACCCGGCGACCGGCACCTACGTGCCGCAACAAGGTGATGGGGGCAAGCACTGGGAGCGAGACATCGACCTGCACTACGTCGTGCAGTCCGGGGCGGCCAAGGGTTTGTCGTTGCAACTGTCCCATGTGTCGCACCGGGCCAACGCGGCGCAGGCAGGCGACGACATCGACCGGGTGTACGTGGTCATCCAGTACCCGTTGGACTTCGGGCCGTTCTGA
- the tssB gene encoding type VI secretion system contractile sheath small subunit, protein MTASSFQNEVPKARVNIKLDLHTGGTQKKVELPLKLMVMGDYSNGKEQRPLSARNKMNIDKNNFDSVLSEYSPSLKLAVENTLVNDHCDTTVELSFRAMKDFEPEQVARQIPQLRALLAMRNLLRDLKSNLLDNATFRHELERILKDDALSDELRAELAALAPKEVR, encoded by the coding sequence ATGACTGCAAGTAGTTTTCAAAACGAAGTGCCCAAGGCTCGAGTCAATATCAAGCTCGATTTGCACACGGGTGGCACACAGAAAAAAGTCGAGTTGCCACTGAAGTTGATGGTGATGGGCGACTACAGCAACGGTAAGGAACAGCGTCCGCTGTCCGCAAGAAACAAAATGAACATTGACAAGAATAATTTCGACAGCGTTTTGTCCGAGTATTCCCCAAGCCTGAAGCTGGCGGTGGAAAACACGCTGGTCAATGACCACTGCGACACCACTGTGGAATTGAGTTTCCGGGCCATGAAAGACTTTGAGCCGGAACAGGTGGCGCGGCAGATTCCACAGCTACGCGCACTGTTGGCCATGCGCAACCTGCTGCGCGATCTCAAGTCGAACCTGCTGGACAACGCGACCTTTCGGCACGAGTTGGAGCGCATCCTCAAAGATGATGCGCTCAGTGATGAACTGCGTGCCGAACTGGCTGCCCTGGCTCCCAAAGAAGTTCGTTAA
- the tssC gene encoding type VI secretion system contractile sheath large subunit — protein sequence MSVEHSSAQSRGDTVLSEESQGIYSALFSKINLSPVEELAGFDSFQDNEALSEASADERVTAAVSVFLNLLKQSSQKVERLDKALLDEHIASLDEQISRQLDAVMHHPDFQRVESTWRGVKSLIDQTDFRRNVRIELLDVSKDHLIQDFEDAPEIAQSGLYFHTYTREYDTPGGEPIAAAISNYEFDRSPRDIALLRNVSKVAAAAHMPFIGSVGPAFFGKESMEEVAAIKDIGNYFDRAEYIKWKAFRDSDDARYIGLTMPRVLGRLPYGPDTIAVRSFNYIESVKGPDHDKYLWTNASFAFAANMVKSFISNGWCVQIRGPQSGGAVTGLPIHLYDLGTGNQVKIPSEVMIPETREFEFANLGFIPLSYYKNRDYACFFSANSSQKPALYDTADATANSRINSRLPYIFLLSRIAHYLKMIQRENIGTTKDRRLLELELNKWIGGLVTEMTDPGDDLQASHPLSEAQVTVEDIEDNPGFFRVKLYAVPHFQVEGMDVNLSLVSQMPKAKT from the coding sequence ATGTCCGTTGAACATTCTTCCGCGCAATCGCGTGGCGATACAGTGTTGTCTGAAGAAAGCCAGGGTATATATAGCGCTTTGTTCAGCAAGATCAATCTGAGTCCAGTAGAAGAGTTGGCCGGTTTCGACTCCTTTCAGGATAACGAAGCATTGTCCGAGGCCTCTGCCGATGAGCGCGTGACCGCTGCCGTCAGCGTTTTCCTGAACTTGCTCAAGCAGTCTTCACAAAAAGTCGAGCGTCTGGATAAAGCACTGCTCGATGAGCACATTGCATCGTTGGACGAGCAGATCAGTCGCCAGCTCGATGCCGTCATGCACCATCCAGACTTCCAGCGCGTCGAGTCGACCTGGCGCGGTGTGAAATCGCTGATCGACCAAACCGATTTTCGCCGCAACGTTCGCATCGAGTTGCTGGATGTCAGCAAGGATCATTTGATCCAGGATTTCGAAGACGCACCGGAGATCGCCCAGAGCGGGTTGTATTTCCATACCTACACCCGGGAATACGACACGCCGGGTGGCGAACCGATTGCTGCGGCCATTTCCAATTACGAATTCGACCGCAGCCCTCGGGATATTGCCTTGCTGCGCAATGTTTCCAAGGTGGCGGCGGCGGCACACATGCCGTTCATTGGTTCTGTCGGTCCGGCTTTTTTCGGCAAGGAATCGATGGAAGAAGTCGCTGCGATCAAGGACATCGGCAACTACTTCGACCGCGCGGAATACATCAAGTGGAAAGCCTTTCGCGACAGTGACGATGCCCGCTACATCGGCCTGACCATGCCGCGGGTGCTCGGTCGTCTGCCCTACGGTCCTGACACCATAGCCGTGCGCAGTTTCAACTACATCGAAAGCGTCAAGGGGCCGGACCACGACAAGTATCTGTGGACCAACGCCTCGTTCGCGTTTGCCGCGAACATGGTCAAGAGTTTCATCAGCAACGGCTGGTGCGTGCAGATCCGCGGCCCGCAGTCGGGTGGCGCGGTCACCGGCCTGCCGATTCATCTGTACGACCTGGGCACCGGCAATCAGGTGAAAATCCCCTCGGAGGTGATGATTCCCGAGACACGTGAGTTTGAATTCGCCAACCTCGGTTTCATTCCATTGTCGTACTACAAGAATCGCGACTACGCGTGTTTCTTCTCCGCCAACTCCAGCCAGAAACCCGCTCTGTACGACACCGCCGACGCCACCGCAAACAGCCGTATCAACTCGCGTTTGCCGTACATATTCCTCCTGTCCCGCATCGCTCATTACTTGAAAATGATCCAGCGCGAGAACATCGGAACCACCAAGGATCGTCGCTTGCTGGAGCTTGAGCTCAACAAGTGGATCGGTGGGCTGGTCACCGAAATGACCGACCCCGGCGATGATTTGCAGGCTTCGCACCCGCTGAGTGAGGCGCAGGTGACGGTGGAAGACATCGAGGACAACCCCGGCTTTTTCCGCGTCAAGTTGTACGCCGTGCCGCACTTTCAGGTGGAAGGCATGGACGTCAACCTGTCACTGGTTTCGCAGATGCCCAAGGCCAAAACCTGA